The Salvelinus namaycush isolate Seneca chromosome 13, SaNama_1.0, whole genome shotgun sequence genome includes a region encoding these proteins:
- the LOC120058325 gene encoding sterol 26-hydroxylase, mitochondrial-like isoform X1, producing MFSRSLLQIGLRVCTQENRNGIKRVTPTLTYISDRRRDVSTTTTIVGDNNKQKTMDDLDGPSFLRSLYWLFGKGYFQTTHQMQIEHSKIYGPLWKSKYGPLVIVNVASAELIEQVLRQEGRHPTRMHLPHWRSYRELRNHAYGPLTEMGAQWQRIRSILNPPMLMPKHVSAYTNAINDVVTDFIDKVAWLRETKGEGVMVNDLAGELYNFAFEGICSVLFETRMGCLNEEVPEETQKFIVSVGEMFRLTPIIVLFPKSTWPYLPFWKHFVAVWDHLFKVAEKQVRQKMEDIQERVRLGQPVQGEYLTHLLVSEQMSVTEILGSITELLLGGVDTTSNTISWSLYHMALEPEIQEKLYQEVISVCPGDKVPTSDDIARMPWLKTVVRETLRMYPVVPGNARINVENEIVVGDHLFPKNTLFHLCHYAVSYDQTVFPEPYAFLPERWLRGGRGEDKKNQHPFGSVPFGFGVRACLGRRVAELEMYLILSRLWHWKENMADQTFTFGLIHPIWIHGDTMNLSAGKEYVIINLTWIVGRSCTFKPPAFQIRYSVLICCIDSETVQ from the exons ATGTTTAGCAGATCTTTATTACAGATCGGACTGCGTGTTTGTACACAGGAGAATAGGAACGGGATTAAAAGAGTGACACCGACGTTAACCTACATTAGTGACAGGCGGCGCGATGTCTCGACCACTACCACTATCGTGGGGGACAACAATAAGCAGAAAACTATGGATGATTTGGATGGGCCTAGCTTTCTGAGATCTTTATATTGGCTTTTCGGGAAAGGGTATTTTCAGACAACACATCAAATGCAA ATTGAACACAGCAAGATCTATGGCCCTCTGTGGAAGTCAAAGTACGGGCCCTTGGTGATAGTGAACGTGGCCAGTGCTGAGCTGATTGAGCAGGTGTTGAGACAGGAGGGCCGCCATCCCACCCGCATGCACCTGCCCCACTGGAGGAGTTACCGCGAGCTGAGGAACCACGCCTATGGGCCCCTCACAGA GATGGGTGCTCAGTGGCAGCGGATCAGAAGTATCCTGAACCCTCCGATGCTGATGCCCAAGCATGTCTCAGCCTACACCAACGCCATCAATGACGTTGTCACAGACTTCATAGACAAGGTGGCATGGCTCAGGGAGACCAAGGGAGAAGGGGTCATGGTGAACGACCTGGCTGGAGAACTCTACAATTTCGCCTTTGAAG GGATCTGTTCTGTGCTGTTTGAGACCCGTATGGGCTGTCTGAATGAGGAGGTTCCTGAAGAGACCCAGAAGTTCATTGTTTCAGTAGGAGAGATGTTTCGCCTCACCCCCATCATCGTTCTCTTCCCCAAGTCCACCTGGCCCTACCTCCCCTTCTGGAAACATTTTGTGGCTGTCTGGGATCACCTCTTCAAAGTTG CGGAAAAGCAGGTGCGTCAGAAGATGGAGGACATCCAGGAGAGGGTGCGTCTGGGCCAGCCGGTGCAGGGAGAGTACCTCACACACCTCCTTGTCAGCGAACAGATGTCTGTCACTGAGATACTGGGCTCCATCACTGAGCTACTGCTGGGTGGGGTCGACACG ACATCCAACACCATCTCGTGGTCTCTGTACCACATGGCCCTGGAGCCAGAGATCCAGGAGAAGCTGTACCAGGAAGTGATCAGTGTCTGCCCGGGGGACAAGGTGCCTACTAGTGATGACATCGCCAGAATGCCCTGGCTTAAGACTGTTGTCAGGGAGACACTACG GATGTACCCAGTAGTACCTGGAAATGCCCGCATCAATGTGGAAAATGAGATAGTtgtgggagaccacctcttcCCCAAAAAT acccTGTTCCACCTGTGTCACTATGCCGTGTCCTATGACCAGACAGTGTTCCCGGAGCCCTATGCCTTCCTGCCAGAGCGCTGGCTCCGTGGGGGCCGGGGGGAAGACAAGAAGAACCAGCACCCCTTCGGCTCAGTGCCCTTCGGTTTCGGGGTCCGGGCCTGCCTGGGCCGGAGGGTGGCCGAGCTGGAGATGTACCTCATCCTCTCAAGG ctttggcattggaaggaaaaCATGGCAGACCAGACCTTCACCTTTGGTCTTATTCATCCCATCTGGATACATGGTGATACCATGAATCTGTCTGCCGGCAAGGAATATGTAATCATTAACTTAACTTGGATTGTTGGAAGGAGTTGTACTTTCAAACCTCCAGCCTTTCAGATCCGGTATAGTGTTCTCATATGTTGTATTGATTCAGAGACAGTTCAATAA
- the LOC120058325 gene encoding sterol 26-hydroxylase, mitochondrial-like isoform X2 — translation MFSRSLLQIGLRVCTQENRNGIKRVTPTLTYISDRRRDVSTTTTIVGDNNKQKTMDDLDGPSFLRSLYWLFGKGYFQTTHQMQIEHSKIYGPLWKSKYGPLVIVNVASAELIEQVLRQEGRHPTRMHLPHWRSYRELRNHAYGPLTEMGAQWQRIRSILNPPMLMPKHVSAYTNAINDVVTDFIDKVAWLRETKGEGVMVNDLAGELYNFAFEGICSVLFETRMGCLNEEVPEETQKFIVSVGEMFRLTPIIVLFPKSTWPYLPFWKHFVAVWDHLFKVAEKQVRQKMEDIQERVRLGQPVQGEYLTHLLVSEQMSVTEILGSITELLLGGVDTTSNTISWSLYHMALEPEIQEKLYQEVISVCPGDKVPTSDDIARMPWLKTVVRETLRMYPVVPGNARINVENEIVVGDHLFPKNTLFHLCHYAVSYDQTVFPEPYAFLPERWLRGGRGEDKKNQHPFGSVPFGFGVRACLGRRVAELEMYLILSRLIKHYEIRADPARATVKPITRTLLVPATPINLQFINRTVQ, via the exons ATGTTTAGCAGATCTTTATTACAGATCGGACTGCGTGTTTGTACACAGGAGAATAGGAACGGGATTAAAAGAGTGACACCGACGTTAACCTACATTAGTGACAGGCGGCGCGATGTCTCGACCACTACCACTATCGTGGGGGACAACAATAAGCAGAAAACTATGGATGATTTGGATGGGCCTAGCTTTCTGAGATCTTTATATTGGCTTTTCGGGAAAGGGTATTTTCAGACAACACATCAAATGCAA ATTGAACACAGCAAGATCTATGGCCCTCTGTGGAAGTCAAAGTACGGGCCCTTGGTGATAGTGAACGTGGCCAGTGCTGAGCTGATTGAGCAGGTGTTGAGACAGGAGGGCCGCCATCCCACCCGCATGCACCTGCCCCACTGGAGGAGTTACCGCGAGCTGAGGAACCACGCCTATGGGCCCCTCACAGA GATGGGTGCTCAGTGGCAGCGGATCAGAAGTATCCTGAACCCTCCGATGCTGATGCCCAAGCATGTCTCAGCCTACACCAACGCCATCAATGACGTTGTCACAGACTTCATAGACAAGGTGGCATGGCTCAGGGAGACCAAGGGAGAAGGGGTCATGGTGAACGACCTGGCTGGAGAACTCTACAATTTCGCCTTTGAAG GGATCTGTTCTGTGCTGTTTGAGACCCGTATGGGCTGTCTGAATGAGGAGGTTCCTGAAGAGACCCAGAAGTTCATTGTTTCAGTAGGAGAGATGTTTCGCCTCACCCCCATCATCGTTCTCTTCCCCAAGTCCACCTGGCCCTACCTCCCCTTCTGGAAACATTTTGTGGCTGTCTGGGATCACCTCTTCAAAGTTG CGGAAAAGCAGGTGCGTCAGAAGATGGAGGACATCCAGGAGAGGGTGCGTCTGGGCCAGCCGGTGCAGGGAGAGTACCTCACACACCTCCTTGTCAGCGAACAGATGTCTGTCACTGAGATACTGGGCTCCATCACTGAGCTACTGCTGGGTGGGGTCGACACG ACATCCAACACCATCTCGTGGTCTCTGTACCACATGGCCCTGGAGCCAGAGATCCAGGAGAAGCTGTACCAGGAAGTGATCAGTGTCTGCCCGGGGGACAAGGTGCCTACTAGTGATGACATCGCCAGAATGCCCTGGCTTAAGACTGTTGTCAGGGAGACACTACG GATGTACCCAGTAGTACCTGGAAATGCCCGCATCAATGTGGAAAATGAGATAGTtgtgggagaccacctcttcCCCAAAAAT acccTGTTCCACCTGTGTCACTATGCCGTGTCCTATGACCAGACAGTGTTCCCGGAGCCCTATGCCTTCCTGCCAGAGCGCTGGCTCCGTGGGGGCCGGGGGGAAGACAAGAAGAACCAGCACCCCTTCGGCTCAGTGCCCTTCGGTTTCGGGGTCCGGGCCTGCCTGGGCCGGAGGGTGGCCGAGCTGGAGATGTACCTCATCCTCTCAAGG TTGATAAAACACTATGAAATACGCGCAGATCCTGCCAGAGCCACAGTTAAGCCAATCACAAGAACCCTTCTTGTCCCTGCTACCCCAATCAACCTGCAGTTTATTAATAGGACAGTCCAGTAG